One Chaetodon trifascialis isolate fChaTrf1 chromosome 13, fChaTrf1.hap1, whole genome shotgun sequence DNA segment encodes these proteins:
- the LOC139341382 gene encoding D(1C) dopamine receptor-like, with protein MPWEAITEVTGTWLFGRFCGVWIAFDIMCSTASILNLCIISVDRYWAIASPFKYEQKMTHRVAFVMIGVAWTLSILISFIPVQLNWHQAGEEEEEVVEVMVSSGRNFTNSRNFNTSTVTKSCVANLNKTYAISSSFISFYIPVVIMIATYTRIYRIAQTQIRRITSLERAAEQAQNQGHGVNRNQHQQHRPNDEASLKSSFKKETKVLKTLSIIMGVFVFCWLPFFVLNCTVPFCDPPCVSDTTFTVFVWFGWANSSLNPVIYAFNADFRRAFATILGCNHICPNNAVEAVNFSDELVSYHHDTTLHKEALVPAQPQQHPRTITVGSDHLDDMSAQFDEETIISNGSQSHNRLLLLPATVQLEDDPEISLETITPFTSVARLESDALIPGQVHQEASD; from the coding sequence ATGCCCTGGGAGGCCATCACAGAGGTGACCGGCACGTGGCTGTTTGGGCGGTTTTGCGGGGTCTGGATCGCCTTTGACATCATGTGCTCCACGGCCTCCATCTTGAACCTGTGCATAATCAGCGTGGACCGCTACTGGGCCATCGCCAGCCCCTTCAAGTATGAGCAGAAGATGACTCACCGGGTGGCATTTGTTATGATCGGAGTGGCGTGGACGCTGTCCATCCTGATCTCCTTCATCCCAGTGCAACTCAACTGGCACCaggcaggggaggaggaggaggaggtggtggaggtcaTGGTCTCCAGTGGCAGGAACTTCACCAACAGCCGCAACTTCAACACCAGCACCGTCACCAAGAGCTGCGTCGCCAACCTGAACAAAACCTacgccatctcctcctccttcatcagcTTCTACATCCCAGTGGTGATCATGATCGCTACCTACACCCGCATCTACAGGATCGCTCAGACCCAAATCCGTCGGATCACGTCTTTGGAGAGGGCGGCGGAGCAGGCCCAGAATCAAGGCCACGGCGTGAACCGGAAccagcatcagcagcacagacccAACGATGAAGCCTCATTGAAGTCTTCGTTTAAGAAGGAAACCAAAGTGCTGAAGACTCTGTCCATCATCATGGGGGTGTTTGTCTTCTGCTGGCTGCCGTTCTTCGTCCTGAACTGCACCGTCCCGTTCTGTGACCCGCCCTGCGTCAGTGACACCACCTTCACCGTCTTCGTGTGGTTCGGCTGGGCCAACTCCTCGCTCAACCCGGTCATTTACGCATTCAACGCAGACTTCCGCCGGGCCTTCGCCACCATTCTGGGCTGCAACCACATCTGCCCCAACAACGCGGTGGAAGCGGTGAACTTCAGCGACGAGCTTGTTTCTTACCACCACGACACGACGCTCCACAAGGAGGCGCTGGTCCCCGCGCAGCCGCAGCAGCACCCTCGCACCATCACCGTCGGGTCCGACCACCTGGACGACATGAGCGCGCAGTTTGACGAGGAGACCATCATCTCCAACGGTTCGCAGAGCCacaacaggctgctgctgcttcctgccaCCGTCCAGCTGGAGGACGACCCCGAGATCTCCCTGGAAACCATCACGCCGTTCACCTCGGTGGCGAGGCTCGAGAGCGATGCTCTGATACCAGGACAAGTCCACCAGGAAGCATCTGACTGA
- the fgfbp3 gene encoding fibroblast growth factor-binding protein 2, producing the protein MSVLQCSFIFLLLLCLPVPSEAKRQPGQGKLDKPRQPPPTPPPAKRPRNRSVPGSGELTTKEGHRCVWQTSGEGLVSLMVNCSTETAGDQQRYWCRYAGKPDLCQAYGVKSSQYWKQLVGKLKKRQNACEGEKVLKAKTCKKAPTEAHMKLAHRSGEGERKGGKKKGATASKSSDGGKAERRKKKEEEEEEEKKRREERTGFEEEGVVNDMEPVQSYCSEGWHSVCSFFVKFFEG; encoded by the exons ATGAGTGTCCTGCAGTGcagcttcatcttcctcctcctcctctgcctccctgtcCCCAGCGAGGCGAAGCGGCAGCCCGGGCAGGGGAAACTCGACAAACCCCGCCAGCCTCCGCCGACACCCCCACCGGCCAAGAGACCTCGAAACCGCTCGGTGCCCGGCTCCGGAGAGCTGACCACCAAGGAGGGCCATCGCTGCGTCTGGCAGACGTCCGGTGAAGGTCTGGTGAGCCTGATGGTGAACTGCAGCACGGAAACAGCAGGAGACCAGCAGAG gtATTGGTGTCGTTATGCAGGTAAGCCAGACCTCTGCCAGGCCTACGGGGTGAAGTCCAGCCAGTACTGGAAGCAGCTGGTGGggaagctgaagaagaggcagaACGCCTGTGAAGGAGAGAAAGTCCTGAAGGCCAAAACCTGCAAGAAGGCTCCCACCGAGGCCCACATGAAGCTCGCCCATCGCAgcggggagggggagaggaagggagggaagaagaagggAGCGACGGCCAGCAAGAGCTCAGACGGagggaaggcagagaggaggaagaagaaggaggaggaggaggaagaggagaagaagaggagggaggagaggactgggtttgaggaggagggagtggtgAACGACATGGAGCCGGTGCAGAGTTACTGCAGCGAGGGGTGGCACTCCGTCTGCTCCTTCTTCGTCAAGTTTTTTGAGGGTTGA